From the genome of Fusobacterium varium, one region includes:
- the fruA_1 gene encoding EIIABC-Fru translates to MINIVKITDYMSEDLISLNLKSKNKEDVLLELAELIGVSPDVNNTGNAIYKALVEREKLGSTGIGKGVAIPHAKTDAAEKLTIAFGISNEKIDFKALDNENVNLFFVFASPVKDSQVYLKVLARISRLIREESFRNELLACKTPKEVLECINNKESI, encoded by the coding sequence ATGATTAATATAGTAAAGATTACTGATTACATGTCAGAAGACTTAATATCTCTTAATCTAAAGTCAAAAAATAAAGAAGATGTTTTATTGGAGCTTGCTGAACTTATTGGAGTATCTCCTGATGTGAATAATACAGGAAATGCTATATATAAAGCATTAGTAGAAAGAGAAAAATTAGGTAGTACAGGAATTGGAAAAGGAGTTGCTATTCCCCATGCCAAAACTGATGCTGCTGAAAAATTAACAATAGCATTTGGTATTAGTAATGAAAAAATAGATTTTAAGGCTTTGGATAATGAGAATGTAAATTTATTCTTTGTATTTGCTTCACCTGTGAAAGATAGCCAGGTATATTTAAAAGTTTTAGCAAGAATATCAAGATTAATAAGAGAAGAAAGTTTTAGAAATGAACTGCTTGCTTGTAAAACTCCTAAAGAAGTTTTAGAATGTATAAATAATAAAGAATCAATATAG
- the nrdR gene encoding Transcriptional repressor NrdR translates to MKCPFCNSEDTKVVDSRSFMDGYSIKRRRECIKCEKRFTTFEKVEETPLYIVKKDKRRDKFDRNKLMRGLVAATVKRNISRESLETFVLEIEKTIQNSLRGEITTQELGEMVMERLKSIDQVAYVRFASVYKEFNDIKSFIEIVENINKDNDKKD, encoded by the coding sequence ATGAAATGTCCATTTTGTAATTCTGAAGATACAAAAGTAGTAGATAGCCGTTCTTTTATGGATGGATATTCAATAAAAAGACGTCGTGAGTGCATAAAATGCGAAAAGAGATTCACTACTTTTGAAAAAGTAGAGGAAACTCCTTTGTATATAGTGAAAAAGGATAAAAGACGAGATAAATTTGATAGAAATAAGCTTATGAGAGGACTTGTAGCAGCTACAGTTAAAAGAAACATAAGTAGAGAAAGTCTTGAAACTTTTGTGCTTGAAATAGAAAAAACTATCCAAAATTCACTGAGAGGGGAAATTACAACTCAAGAATTAGGAGAAATGGTAATGGAAAGATTGAAGAGCATAGATCAAGTGGCATATGTAAGATTTGCTTCAGTATATAAAGAATTTAATGATATAAAATCATTTATAGAAATTGTAGAAAACATAAATAAAGATAATGATAAAAAAGATTAG
- the fmt_1 gene encoding Methionyl-tRNA formyltransferase — translation MRILFMGTPEFAVPCFDVLNSEYEIIGAFTKVDKPNMRGKKIKFTPVKEYALENNIPVYQPNSLKTEEIQKTIKDLNPDLIVVVAYGKLLPKEIIDIPKYGVINVHSSLLPKYRGAAPINAALIHGEKESGVTIMYIAEELDAGDIISSVSTEIKDEDNFLTLHDRLKELGAEALLKAVKLIEKGEAPRIPQNHSEATFVKPFKKEDCKIDWNKTEREIFNFVRGMNPFPSAYTNFNDKIFKIYGVKENFKSYDDGAVGEVVDIKKGEGVIVKTGDGSVILTEVKPENKKLLRGVDIINGNVLKKGDKLN, via the coding sequence ATGAGAATACTTTTTATGGGAACTCCTGAATTTGCAGTTCCTTGTTTTGATGTATTAAACTCAGAATATGAGATAATAGGTGCTTTTACTAAAGTAGATAAACCAAATATGAGAGGGAAAAAAATAAAATTTACTCCTGTGAAAGAATATGCTTTAGAGAATAATATACCTGTATATCAACCAAACAGTTTAAAAACTGAAGAAATACAGAAAACTATTAAAGATTTAAATCCAGATTTAATAGTAGTAGTAGCTTATGGTAAGCTACTACCTAAAGAAATAATAGATATTCCTAAATATGGAGTGATAAATGTTCATTCTTCACTTCTTCCAAAATATAGGGGAGCAGCACCTATTAATGCAGCTTTGATACATGGAGAAAAGGAATCAGGAGTAACTATAATGTATATTGCTGAAGAATTAGATGCTGGAGATATAATTTCTAGTGTTTCAACTGAAATAAAAGATGAGGACAATTTCTTAACTCTTCATGACAGATTGAAAGAGTTAGGGGCAGAAGCTCTTCTGAAAGCAGTAAAACTTATAGAAAAAGGAGAAGCTCCACGAATTCCTCAAAACCATTCAGAGGCAACTTTTGTGAAACCTTTTAAAAAAGAGGACTGTAAAATAGATTGGAATAAGACTGAAAGAGAGATATTTAATTTTGTAAGAGGAATGAATCCTTTTCCAAGTGCTTATACAAACTTCAATGATAAAATATTTAAAATATATGGAGTAAAAGAAAATTTTAAAAGTTATGATGATGGAGCAGTTGGAGAAGTAGTGGATATAAAAAAAGGTGAAGGAGTCATTGTAAAGACTGGAGATGGAAGTGTTATATTAACAGAAGTAAAACCTGAAAATAAAAAACTTTTAAGAGGGGTCGATATTATAAATGGAAATGTCCTTAAAAAAGGAGATAAATTGAATTAA
- the folD_1 gene encoding Bifunctional protein FolD, with translation MILDGKSISSQIKEELKKELLEIKNKTGLVPGFAIIMVGENPASKIYVNSKIKGCKEIGIECFPHFLPEDVSEKKLLETIDELNKDPNIDGMLVQLPLPKHIDESKVIQKIALEKDVDGFKPENLGLLFLGNKTSLKPCTPLGIMELLKKYSIELQGKDVTIIGRSNIVGKPMAGFFINAGATVTVCNSKTKI, from the coding sequence ATGATATTAGATGGAAAAAGCATCTCTTCTCAAATAAAAGAAGAGCTTAAAAAAGAATTACTAGAAATAAAAAACAAAACTGGTCTTGTACCTGGATTTGCAATAATAATGGTTGGCGAAAATCCAGCATCAAAAATATATGTAAATTCTAAAATAAAAGGTTGTAAAGAGATAGGAATAGAATGTTTTCCACATTTTCTTCCAGAAGATGTAAGTGAGAAAAAGTTATTGGAAACAATAGATGAATTAAATAAAGATCCTAATATAGATGGAATGCTTGTACAACTTCCACTTCCAAAACATATAGATGAAAGTAAAGTTATACAGAAAATTGCTTTAGAAAAAGATGTAGATGGATTTAAGCCAGAAAATTTAGGATTGCTTTTTTTAGGAAATAAAACTTCATTAAAACCATGTACTCCATTGGGAATAATGGAATTATTGAAAAAATATTCAATAGAGCTACAAGGAAAAGATGTAACTATTATAGGAAGAAGCAATATAGTAGGGAAACCTATGGCAGGATTTTTTATAAATGCTGGGGCAACTGTAACTGTGTGTAACAGTAAAACAAAAATTTAA
- the folD_2 gene encoding Bifunctional protein FolD — protein sequence MVKNGAVVIDVGINRTADGLFGDVDFKEVEKKASYITPVPGGVGPMTVAMLFHNTVQAFKNNRGI from the coding sequence ATGGTAAAAAATGGAGCAGTAGTTATAGATGTTGGAATAAATAGAACTGCAGATGGACTTTTTGGAGATGTGGATTTTAAAGAAGTTGAAAAGAAAGCATCATACATAACTCCAGTTCCAGGAGGAGTTGGACCAATGACTGTTGCAATGCTTTTCCATAATACAGTGCAGGCTTTTAAAAATAATAGAGGGATATAA
- a CDS encoding ACT domain-containing protein: MNEKEKREYYIVDKRILPNSIQSVIKVNDLVQHSKISKYEAIKKVGISRSTYYKYKDFIKPFFESGKDKVFSIHMSLVDKPGILAKVLEIIATEDMNILTIIQNIAIDGIAKSTISLQTTENMLRKIEGMLERISEVDGVKDLRIIGSN; encoded by the coding sequence ATGAACGAAAAGGAAAAAAGAGAATATTATATCGTTGACAAAAGAATACTACCTAACTCTATTCAGAGTGTAATTAAAGTTAATGATTTAGTACAGCATAGTAAAATTTCTAAGTATGAAGCAATTAAAAAAGTAGGGATAAGTAGAAGTACATATTATAAATATAAAGATTTTATTAAACCTTTTTTTGAAAGTGGAAAAGATAAAGTATTTAGTATTCATATGTCACTTGTAGATAAGCCAGGTATCCTTGCAAAAGTTTTAGAAATAATAGCTACTGAAGATATGAATATACTTACAATAATACAAAATATTGCTATAGATGGGATTGCTAAATCAACTATTTCACTTCAAACTACTGAAAATATGCTTAGAAAAATAGAAGGTATGTTAGAGAGAATATCAGAAGTTGATGGAGTAAAAGATTTAAGAATAATAGGAAGTAACTAA
- the accB_2 gene encoding Biotin carboxyl carrier protein of acetyl-CoA carboxylase has protein sequence MKIDLKTIKDLAENIDKYNLNEVVIESEGAKVTLKKEIPVPVETVVTAPRGVIVQNVEEVTVEKTVEATAEPEEMETINSPMVGTFYKSSAPGNPAFVTEGQTVSAGDTLCIIEAMKLMNEVKSHKNCTIVKVLVEDGQLVKKGDKLFSVK, from the coding sequence ATGAAAATTGATTTAAAAACTATAAAAGATTTGGCAGAAAATATTGATAAGTATAATTTAAATGAAGTAGTTATAGAAAGTGAAGGTGCAAAGGTAACATTAAAAAAAGAAATACCTGTGCCAGTAGAAACAGTAGTAACAGCTCCTAGAGGAGTAATAGTACAAAATGTAGAAGAAGTAACAGTAGAGAAAACTGTAGAAGCTACAGCAGAGCCAGAAGAAATGGAAACAATAAATTCTCCAATGGTAGGAACTTTTTATAAATCTTCAGCTCCAGGAAATCCAGCATTTGTAACAGAGGGACAAACAGTTTCAGCAGGAGATACATTATGTATAATAGAAGCAATGAAACTTATGAATGAGGTTAAATCACATAAAAATTGTACAATAGTAAAAGTTTTAGTGGAAGATGGCCAACTTGTTAAGAAAGGTGACAAATTATTTTCTGTAAAATAA
- a CDS encoding putative manganese-dependent inorganic pyrophosphatase, with product MKKVKDVYNKNIVTIGKDTLLGDIIFIMKNQGFGKLPVVEGDKVIGVVTREDILIKQGKTPLPPVIAFWEVMIALPNSKGYKESLKKFISFKVEDIMQKDFYAADLNDELEDVVTNMLNKGYNYVLVMENEKLVGIVTKSDLINKCY from the coding sequence ATGAAAAAAGTTAAAGATGTATATAATAAAAATATAGTCACAATAGGAAAAGATACTCTTCTTGGAGATATTATTTTTATAATGAAGAACCAAGGGTTTGGAAAGCTTCCTGTAGTAGAAGGTGACAAAGTAATTGGTGTAGTAACAAGAGAAGATATACTTATAAAACAAGGAAAAACTCCATTACCTCCAGTTATTGCATTTTGGGAAGTAATGATAGCTCTTCCTAACAGCAAAGGATATAAAGAAAGTTTAAAAAAATTTATTTCATTTAAAGTAGAAGATATTATGCAGAAGGATTTTTATGCTGCTGATTTAAATGATGAATTAGAAGATGTAGTAACAAATATGCTCAACAAAGGATATAATTATGTTTTAGTAATGGAAAATGAAAAATTAGTTGGAATAGTCACAAAGAGTGATTTAATAAATAAATGTTATTAG
- the yfjD gene encoding Putative Mg2+ and Co2+ transporter CorB: MDTYQNVVLLVFLILLSGFFSASETALTAFRSIHLEKLEDGKHNKQVNLLKKWLKNPNEMLTGLLLGNNIVNILASSIATIVTIQFMGTSSKSVAVATIGMTVVILVFGEITPKIIAKNHSLKIAGVVIVIVYWFSFFTKPLIKILIWISKFIGRLLGIELEDETLMITEEDIISFVNVGEAEGVIEEDEKEMIHSIVGFGETSAKEVMTPRTAMLAFEGNKTIDDIWYEMVDNGFSRIPVYEDTIDNILGVLYIKDIMNCIKDGNTNVPIKNFIRPGYFVPETKSIIEILKEFKALKVHIALVLDEYGGIVGLLTIEDLIEEIVGEIRDEFDTEEEEFITQIDENSYEVDAMIDIETLDKELCLNLPESDDYESLGGLIVTELGRLATIGDELKFNGVKLKVLEINKMRVSKVLIEKEQQSDD, encoded by the coding sequence GTGGACACGTACCAAAATGTTGTGTTACTTGTGTTTTTAATTTTGTTATCAGGATTTTTTTCAGCTTCAGAAACTGCTTTGACAGCATTTAGAAGTATACATTTAGAAAAGTTGGAAGATGGAAAGCATAATAAGCAAGTAAATCTTTTAAAAAAATGGTTAAAAAATCCTAATGAAATGCTTACAGGGTTGTTGTTGGGAAATAATATAGTTAATATACTTGCGTCTTCAATAGCAACTATAGTTACTATTCAATTTATGGGAACTTCGAGCAAATCAGTTGCTGTTGCAACTATTGGAATGACAGTTGTCATATTAGTATTTGGAGAAATAACTCCTAAAATAATAGCTAAAAATCATTCATTAAAGATAGCAGGAGTGGTTATAGTTATTGTTTATTGGTTTAGCTTTTTTACAAAACCATTAATAAAAATATTGATATGGATATCAAAGTTCATAGGAAGACTTCTCGGAATAGAACTAGAAGATGAAACATTGATGATAACAGAAGAAGATATAATTTCTTTTGTAAATGTAGGAGAAGCTGAAGGTGTAATAGAAGAAGATGAAAAAGAGATGATTCATTCTATAGTAGGATTCGGAGAAACTTCTGCTAAAGAGGTCATGACACCTAGAACAGCAATGCTTGCATTTGAAGGAAATAAAACTATAGACGATATCTGGTATGAAATGGTAGATAATGGTTTTTCTAGGATACCAGTATATGAAGATACTATTGATAATATACTGGGAGTACTTTATATAAAAGATATAATGAATTGTATAAAAGATGGAAATACAAATGTTCCTATAAAAAACTTTATAAGACCAGGATATTTTGTTCCTGAAACTAAATCTATTATAGAGATATTAAAAGAGTTCAAAGCACTCAAAGTACATATAGCACTAGTATTAGATGAGTATGGAGGAATAGTAGGACTTTTAACTATAGAAGATCTAATAGAAGAAATAGTTGGTGAAATACGTGATGAGTTTGATACTGAAGAGGAAGAGTTTATTACACAAATAGATGAAAATAGTTATGAAGTAGATGCTATGATAGATATAGAAACTCTAGATAAAGAACTATGTTTAAACCTTCCAGAATCTGATGATTATGAAAGTCTTGGGGGATTGATTGTTACTGAATTAGGAAGATTAGCTACTATTGGAGATGAACTTAAATTCAATGGAGTTAAACTAAAGGTATTGGAAATAAATAAAATGAGAGTATCTAAGGTTCTAATAGAAAAGGAGCAACAGTCTGATGACTAA
- a CDS encoding Uncharacterized conserved protein, with translation MTKHIKSYFYAGLFSLLPLVLTLYIFNWVMSLVMIVLNDSFVTKVIKEIILNLVGEEDYLFYFQVLTYILSLVTMVVFICFVGLTLKMVFFAKIAKKAKAFLAKIPFINQIYSTISQIIDVITSDRSKTYQKVVAIEYPRKGVYSIGFLTSESNPALEEVTGIEKMCNIFIPTSPNPTSGMFIAINIKDVKILDIKVDDAVKMIISGGVILPEKYLEEKNEKQKEQEQRIVE, from the coding sequence ATGACTAAACATATAAAAAGTTATTTTTATGCAGGACTATTTTCTCTTCTCCCATTAGTTTTGACACTGTATATATTTAATTGGGTGATGAGTTTAGTAATGATAGTTTTAAATGACTCATTTGTAACAAAAGTAATAAAAGAGATTATTTTAAATCTGGTAGGAGAAGAGGATTATTTATTTTATTTTCAGGTTCTTACATATATATTATCATTAGTTACAATGGTAGTATTTATTTGCTTTGTAGGACTTACTTTAAAAATGGTATTTTTTGCAAAGATAGCCAAAAAGGCAAAAGCTTTTTTGGCAAAAATTCCTTTTATAAATCAAATATATTCTACAATAAGCCAGATAATAGATGTTATTACTTCTGATAGATCAAAAACATATCAAAAGGTAGTAGCAATAGAATATCCTAGAAAAGGAGTTTATAGTATAGGATTTTTAACATCTGAAAGCAATCCTGCTCTAGAAGAAGTGACAGGAATAGAGAAAATGTGTAACATTTTTATTCCAACTTCACCAAACCCAACTTCTGGAATGTTTATAGCTATAAATATAAAAGATGTAAAAATATTGGATATAAAAGTTGATGATGCAGTTAAGATGATAATATCTGGAGGAGTTATTTTACCAGAAAAGTATTTAGAAGAAAAAAACGAGAAACAGAAAGAACAGGAGCAGAGAATAGTAGAATGA